Proteins encoded within one genomic window of Actinoplanes octamycinicus:
- a CDS encoding thioredoxin domain-containing protein — MANRLADATSPYLLQHRDNPVDWWPWCDEAFEEARRRDVPVLISVGYAACHWCHVMAHESFADEAVAAQLNEGFVAIKVDREERPDVDAVYMTATQAMTGQGGWPMTVFATPGGDPFFCGTYFPKQHFTRLLTSVSTAWREQRDDVVKQGAAVVEAVGGAQLVGGPTAPISAELLAAAAEGLAKEHDQAYGGFGGAPKFPPHMNLLFLLRHHERTGSAEALELARHAGEQMARGGIYDQLAGGFARYAVDAHWTVPHFEKMLYDNALLLRVYTQLWRLTGDVLARRVADETAAFLLRDLGTPAGGLASALDADTDGVEGLTYAWTPAQLAEVLGDDDGAWAADLFRVTPDGTFEHGRSVLVLARDIDAADPAIVSRWQDVRARLLAARAQRPQPARDDKVVASWNGLAITALAEHAVLTGSADSHAAAVALAEVLADRHLVDGRLRRVSRDGRVGEPVGVLDDYGCVAEGFLAVHQITADPRWLRLAGGLLDVALAHFGTPSGGFYDTADDAEKLLTRPADPTDNATPSGLASVCAALVGYAALTGETAYREAADAALATVGPLIGGHPRFAGYSAMVAEAALAGPYEIAIATADLTDPLVTEAYREAPAGTVIVAGAPDLPGVPLLADRPMIDGKPTAYVCRGFVCDRPVTSAADLIAGFQR; from the coding sequence ATGGCCAACCGTCTCGCCGACGCCACTTCGCCCTACCTGCTGCAGCACCGGGACAACCCGGTCGACTGGTGGCCGTGGTGTGACGAGGCGTTCGAGGAGGCCCGCCGGCGCGACGTGCCGGTGCTGATCTCGGTGGGTTATGCCGCCTGCCACTGGTGTCACGTGATGGCGCACGAGTCCTTCGCGGACGAGGCGGTCGCTGCGCAGCTCAACGAGGGTTTCGTGGCGATCAAGGTGGATCGCGAGGAGCGGCCCGACGTGGACGCCGTCTACATGACCGCCACCCAGGCGATGACCGGGCAGGGCGGCTGGCCGATGACGGTGTTCGCCACGCCCGGCGGGGACCCGTTCTTCTGCGGCACCTACTTCCCGAAACAGCACTTCACCCGGCTGCTCACCTCGGTCAGCACGGCCTGGCGGGAGCAGCGCGACGACGTGGTCAAGCAGGGCGCCGCGGTGGTCGAGGCGGTCGGCGGCGCCCAGCTGGTCGGCGGCCCGACCGCGCCGATCTCGGCGGAGCTGCTGGCCGCGGCCGCCGAGGGACTGGCCAAGGAGCACGACCAGGCCTACGGCGGGTTCGGCGGCGCGCCCAAGTTCCCGCCGCACATGAACCTGCTCTTCCTGCTGCGCCACCATGAGCGGACCGGCTCGGCCGAGGCCCTGGAGCTGGCCCGGCACGCCGGCGAGCAGATGGCCCGCGGCGGCATCTACGACCAGCTGGCCGGTGGTTTCGCGCGCTACGCGGTGGACGCGCACTGGACCGTGCCGCACTTCGAGAAGATGCTCTACGACAACGCGCTGCTGCTGCGGGTCTACACCCAGCTCTGGCGGCTGACCGGGGACGTGCTGGCCCGGCGGGTGGCCGACGAGACCGCCGCGTTCCTGCTGCGCGACCTGGGCACGCCGGCCGGTGGGCTGGCGTCGGCGCTGGACGCGGACACCGACGGGGTGGAGGGCCTGACCTACGCGTGGACCCCGGCCCAGCTGGCCGAGGTGCTCGGCGACGACGACGGGGCCTGGGCCGCCGACCTCTTCCGGGTCACCCCGGACGGCACCTTCGAGCACGGCAGGAGCGTGCTGGTGCTGGCCCGCGACATCGACGCGGCCGATCCGGCGATCGTCAGCCGCTGGCAGGACGTCCGGGCCCGGTTGCTCGCGGCCCGCGCGCAGCGCCCGCAACCGGCCCGCGACGACAAGGTGGTCGCCTCCTGGAACGGGCTGGCGATCACCGCGCTGGCCGAGCACGCGGTGCTGACCGGCTCGGCGGACTCGCACGCCGCGGCGGTCGCGCTCGCCGAGGTGCTGGCCGACCGGCACCTGGTGGACGGCCGGCTGCGGCGGGTGTCCCGGGACGGCCGGGTCGGCGAGCCGGTCGGGGTGCTGGACGACTACGGGTGCGTCGCCGAGGGGTTCCTGGCCGTGCATCAGATCACGGCGGATCCGCGCTGGTTGCGGTTGGCGGGCGGGTTGCTAGATGTCGCTCTGGCCCATTTCGGTACGCCGTCCGGCGGCTTCTACGACACCGCGGACGACGCCGAGAAGCTGCTCACCCGCCCGGCCGACCCGACCGACAACGCCACGCCGTCCGGGCTGGCCTCGGTCTGCGCGGCGCTGGTCGGCTACGCGGCGCTGACCGGCGAGACGGCGTACCGGGAGGCGGCGGACGCGGCGCTGGCCACGGTCGGCCCGCTGATCGGCGGGCACCCGCGGTTCGCCGGCTACTCGGCGATGGTGGCCGAGGCGGCGCTGGCCGGGCCGTACGAGATCGCGATCGCCACCGCCGATCTGACGGATCCGCTGGTCACCGAGGCCTATCGGGAGGCGCCCGCCGGCACGGTGATCGTGGCCGGCGCCCCGGACCTGCCGGGGGTTCCGCTGCTGGCCGACCGTCCGATGATCGACGGCAAACCGACGGCGTATGTCTGCCGCGGTTTCGTCTGCGACCGCCCGGTCACCTCGGCCGCGGACCTGATCGCCGGCTTCCAGCGCTGA
- a CDS encoding cryptochrome/photolyase family protein — MRRRWLFADQLGPHFLDAPDQPVLLIESKAVFRRRAFHRQKAHLVLSALRHRARDGDVRLVRAETYAEAVTEPLTVCHPTSRAARGLVRRLPDVEMLPPRGFVTAPPDFVRWAGERDHLRLEDFYRFARRHHEVLMDGGEPAGGRWNLDEENREPPPRGAGRLGVPAPPAIVEDEIDEQVRADLDRWARDDGITFVGRDGPRLFPATRAEALARLRHFVEHRLPAFGPYEDAMLAGDPRMAHSMLSPAINLGLLDPVEVIDAAEGAYRAGDVPLASAEGFIRQILGWRDFVWHLYWYFEPEYRAANELNARGQLPTGFAELNADAVRARCLADVLAGVRDRGWVHHIPRLMVLGNYAMQRGWRPGAVADWFHRSFVDGYEWVMTANVVGMSQYADGGRMSTKPYAAGGAYLHRMSDYCGGCRYDPKVRVGADACPYTAGYWNFLARHEPELAGNHRLRRPLQGLRRLADLEAVLEQERARGSRAP; from the coding sequence GTGAGACGTCGCTGGCTGTTCGCCGATCAGCTCGGGCCGCACTTCCTGGACGCGCCCGATCAGCCGGTGCTGCTGATCGAGTCCAAGGCGGTGTTCCGGCGCCGGGCCTTCCACCGGCAGAAGGCCCACCTGGTGCTCTCCGCGCTGCGGCACCGGGCCCGGGACGGCGACGTGCGGCTGGTGCGTGCGGAGACGTACGCCGAAGCGGTGACCGAACCGCTCACCGTGTGCCATCCCACCTCCCGGGCCGCCCGCGGTCTGGTCCGGCGGTTGCCGGACGTCGAGATGCTGCCGCCGCGCGGCTTCGTCACCGCCCCGCCGGACTTCGTGCGCTGGGCGGGTGAGCGGGACCATCTGCGGCTGGAGGACTTCTACCGGTTCGCCCGGCGGCACCACGAGGTGCTGATGGACGGCGGCGAGCCGGCCGGCGGCCGGTGGAACCTGGACGAGGAGAACCGGGAGCCGCCGCCGCGCGGTGCCGGGCGGCTGGGCGTCCCGGCGCCGCCGGCGATCGTCGAGGACGAGATCGACGAGCAGGTCCGGGCGGATCTGGACCGGTGGGCGCGGGACGACGGGATCACCTTCGTCGGCCGGGACGGTCCGCGGCTGTTCCCGGCGACCCGGGCGGAGGCGCTGGCCCGGCTGCGGCACTTCGTCGAGCACCGGCTGCCGGCGTTCGGGCCGTACGAGGACGCGATGCTGGCCGGTGACCCCCGGATGGCGCACAGCATGCTCAGCCCGGCGATCAACCTGGGCCTGCTCGACCCGGTCGAGGTGATCGACGCCGCCGAGGGCGCCTACCGGGCCGGCGACGTGCCGCTGGCCAGCGCCGAAGGGTTCATCCGGCAGATTCTCGGCTGGCGCGACTTCGTCTGGCACCTCTACTGGTATTTCGAGCCGGAGTACCGGGCGGCGAACGAGCTGAACGCCCGCGGGCAGCTGCCGACAGGGTTCGCCGAGCTGAACGCCGACGCGGTGCGGGCGCGCTGCCTGGCCGACGTGCTGGCCGGGGTCCGGGACCGCGGCTGGGTCCACCACATCCCGCGGCTGATGGTGCTCGGCAACTACGCGATGCAGCGCGGCTGGCGGCCCGGGGCGGTCGCCGACTGGTTCCACCGCAGCTTCGTCGACGGGTACGAGTGGGTGATGACGGCGAACGTGGTCGGGATGAGCCAGTACGCCGACGGCGGCCGGATGAGCACGAAGCCGTACGCCGCCGGTGGCGCCTACCTGCACCGGATGAGCGACTACTGCGGCGGGTGCCGGTACGACCCGAAGGTCCGGGTGGGCGCGGACGCCTGCCCGTACACCGCCGGGTACTGGAACTTCCTGGCCCGGCACGAGCCGGAGCTGGCCGGCAACCATCGGCTGCGCCGGCCGCTGCAGGGCCTGCGCCGCCTCGCCGACCTGGAGGCGGTGCTGGAG
- a CDS encoding 5-(carboxyamino)imidazole ribonucleotide synthase, with translation MDTRTGLPVVGMVGGGQLARMTHQAAISLGQSLRVLSEKPDDSAALVAADVPIGTHTDLAALREFAKGCDAVTFDHEHVPTEHIQALEAEGVKIFPGSAALVFAQDKGMMRERLAALGAPVPRWARVSTAEEIEAFAGGSWPVVAKATRGGYDGRGVWMVGSREAAEDLVSTGIPLIVEERVPLRRELAALVARSPFGQVAAYPVVETVQRDGICVEVIAPAPDLPEELALEAQQLAIDLATELGVVGLLAVELFETDAGIVVNELAMRPHNSGHWTIEGARTSQFEQHLRAVLDYPMGATALTAPVVVMANVLGGEPGGISIDERLHHLFAEVPDARVHLYGKQVRPGRKIGHVTVLGDDLASVRARAARAAQWLQEGK, from the coding sequence ATGGATACCCGAACCGGTCTGCCTGTGGTCGGCATGGTGGGGGGCGGGCAGCTCGCCCGGATGACCCACCAGGCCGCGATTTCTCTCGGTCAGTCACTGCGTGTGCTCAGTGAGAAGCCTGACGACTCCGCCGCGCTGGTCGCCGCGGACGTGCCGATCGGCACGCATACCGATCTTGCGGCGCTGCGTGAGTTCGCCAAGGGGTGCGACGCGGTCACGTTCGATCATGAGCATGTGCCGACGGAGCACATCCAGGCGCTCGAGGCCGAGGGTGTGAAGATCTTCCCCGGCTCGGCCGCGCTGGTCTTCGCCCAGGACAAGGGCATGATGCGGGAACGGCTGGCCGCGCTCGGCGCGCCGGTGCCGCGATGGGCCCGGGTCAGCACCGCCGAGGAGATCGAGGCGTTCGCCGGCGGCTCCTGGCCGGTGGTGGCCAAGGCCACCCGCGGCGGCTACGACGGCCGCGGTGTCTGGATGGTCGGCTCCCGGGAGGCCGCCGAGGACCTGGTGTCGACCGGCATCCCGCTGATCGTCGAGGAGCGGGTGCCGCTCCGCCGGGAGCTCGCGGCGCTCGTCGCGCGGTCGCCGTTCGGGCAGGTCGCGGCCTACCCGGTGGTGGAGACCGTGCAGCGGGACGGGATCTGCGTCGAGGTGATCGCCCCGGCGCCGGACCTGCCCGAGGAGCTCGCGCTGGAGGCCCAGCAGCTCGCCATCGACCTGGCCACCGAGCTGGGGGTGGTCGGCCTGCTGGCCGTCGAGCTGTTCGAGACCGACGCCGGCATCGTGGTGAACGAGCTGGCCATGCGCCCGCACAACTCCGGGCACTGGACCATCGAGGGGGCCCGGACCTCGCAGTTCGAGCAGCACCTGCGGGCCGTCCTGGACTACCCGATGGGCGCCACCGCGCTGACCGCCCCGGTCGTCGTGATGGCGAACGTGCTGGGTGGCGAGCCGGGCGGCATCTCGATCGACGAGCGGCTGCACCACCTGTTCGCCGAGGTCCCGGACGCCCGGGTGCACCTTTACGGCAAGCAGGTCCGCCCGGGCCGCAAGATCGGGCACGTCACGGTGCTCGGCGACGACTTGGCATCGGTGCGCGCGCGGGCCGCGCGGGCCGCCCAGTGGCTTCAGGAAGGCAAGTGA
- the purE gene encoding 5-(carboxyamino)imidazole ribonucleotide mutase has translation MAPSVGIIMGSDSDWPTMEAAALALAEFEVPFEVGVVSAHRTVRKMVDYAESAAGRGIKAIIAGAGGAAHLPGMVAALTPLPVIGVPVPLKHLDGMDSLLSIVQMPAGVPVATVSIGGARNAGLLAVRILGASDAGLRQKMVDFQAGLEKLVAEKDAALRDKLLG, from the coding sequence ATGGCTCCCTCCGTCGGCATCATCATGGGCAGCGACTCGGACTGGCCGACCATGGAGGCGGCCGCGCTGGCGCTGGCCGAGTTCGAGGTGCCGTTCGAGGTCGGTGTGGTCTCCGCACACCGGACGGTGCGCAAGATGGTGGACTACGCCGAGTCGGCGGCCGGGCGCGGGATCAAGGCGATCATCGCCGGGGCCGGCGGCGCGGCGCACCTGCCCGGCATGGTCGCGGCGCTCACCCCGCTGCCGGTGATCGGCGTCCCGGTGCCGCTGAAGCACCTGGACGGGATGGACTCGCTGCTGTCGATCGTGCAGATGCCGGCCGGGGTGCCGGTGGCCACCGTGTCGATCGGCGGCGCGCGGAACGCCGGGCTGCTCGCGGTCCGGATCCTCGGGGCGTCCGACGCGGGGCTGCGGCAGAAGATGGTCGACTTCCAGGCCGGGCTGGAGAAACTGGTCGCCGAGAAGGACGCCGCGCTCCGCGACAAACTGCTCGGTTAG
- a CDS encoding Uma2 family endonuclease yields the protein MSAEAFAKSLPPVITLENLTALIEGDEFGHRFELSTEGAVTITPPPDAEHAGIASDLFAWLLAAGWPPRQILQAVGIRISLPEGDGGRIPDLTLWTEPPQGVWPETTRLVLAIEIVSPSSRTTDREHKVKEYARAGIPHYWVVDRDPANTVTLYRSNGSDDYETAAKLPLAWLLQSSPGDHLPSAN from the coding sequence ATGAGCGCAGAGGCATTCGCGAAGTCCTTGCCACCTGTCATCACGCTCGAAAACCTCACCGCGCTGATCGAGGGTGATGAATTCGGTCATCGGTTCGAACTGAGTACCGAGGGAGCGGTCACCATCACGCCGCCGCCCGACGCGGAGCACGCCGGAATCGCCAGCGACCTGTTCGCATGGCTCCTCGCCGCCGGTTGGCCGCCGCGGCAGATCCTGCAAGCCGTGGGCATCCGCATTTCACTGCCGGAGGGCGACGGTGGTCGCATACCGGATCTGACTCTCTGGACAGAGCCTCCGCAGGGAGTCTGGCCGGAGACAACCCGCCTGGTACTAGCCATCGAGATCGTCTCGCCCAGTTCCCGGACCACCGATCGGGAGCACAAGGTCAAGGAATATGCTCGCGCCGGCATCCCCCACTACTGGGTGGTCGACCGCGACCCGGCGAACACGGTGACCCTTTATCGCAGCAACGGGAGCGACGACTACGAGACGGCGGCCAAGCTGCCCCTCGCCTGGCTGTTGCAGTCCTCCCCGGGAGACCACCTGCCGTCGGCGAACTGA